A genomic segment from Bacillus alveayuensis encodes:
- a CDS encoding phenolic acid decarboxylase (product_source=COG3479; cath_funfam=3.40.1350.10; cog=COG3479; pfam=PF13315; superfamily=50814), translating to MKFFTKDWYKEMQIHGFLVFPETKEEWDGTIACYKEEGIDKKVIPCLA from the coding sequence ATGAAATTTTTTACAAAAGACTGGTATAAAGAAATGCAAATACATGGTTTTTTAGTTTTTCCTGAAACGAAGGAAGAGTGGGATGGGACAATCGCATGTTACAAAGAGGAAGGAATAGACAAGAAGGTGATTCCATGCTTGGCATAA
- a CDS encoding methyl-accepting chemotaxis protein (product_source=KO:K03406; cath_funfam=1.10.287.950; cog=COG1463; ko=KO:K03406; pfam=PF00015,PF11563,PF13682; smart=SM00283; superfamily=58104,64602) has product MSIFTKVKSWEELLNYSILTDITQVGERAKERLNFLGIQQETLDHVREASEYLIPHKEEMIEHFYNSIQSAEHLHQIIKKYSTVERLKKTFGIYLDQFFQAEVNDEYIKTRIKIGQTHSRIHLMVDHFISAHHVLTQIMTSILMEKLHHKPNRMMKLVLAIQKLATYDQQLIVEVYMEETFKQFLFNISDLLNQMTSLNMTEQLIKGMDKQIEETHSVTAATEEMGASIQEVANYSQKVAEGTDEAVQSAEQSKQVVDEALGNIKQVGNVYEQVVEKVGQLEKEIEHTQNVVKIIKEIADQTNLLALNASIEAARAGEHGKGFSVVASEVRKLSEHTKEQIIQITSNMESLQNVSNQVTQQIKQTGKLVEQSVNGAIYAGEALTSIVTTMQDINRSTSQIAAMSEEQTATVLDIAERNNTIYDLSVQSQDISKDAAKTIFELSKKLEDYRNTFFDVNVKFSSKDLIYVAKTDHLLWKWKVYNMILGLEDVNSEEVISHEVCRLGKWYYGNLPDSVKNSDAFKRLEEPHKAVHQYAKKAVECYEAGDIAGAQHAFEQLEKASDSVLDLLTQLESKLST; this is encoded by the coding sequence ATGAGTATTTTTACAAAAGTGAAATCATGGGAAGAGTTGTTGAATTATTCCATTTTGACTGACATTACTCAAGTCGGAGAACGGGCTAAAGAACGATTAAATTTTTTAGGTATTCAACAGGAAACGTTGGATCATGTAAGAGAAGCATCTGAATATCTAATACCGCACAAGGAAGAAATGATTGAACATTTTTACAATAGCATACAGTCGGCTGAACATCTCCATCAAATCATAAAGAAGTATTCTACGGTTGAACGGTTAAAGAAAACGTTCGGAATATATTTGGATCAGTTTTTCCAAGCAGAAGTGAATGATGAATATATTAAGACAAGAATAAAAATTGGTCAAACTCATAGCCGCATTCATTTAATGGTAGACCATTTTATATCAGCTCATCATGTCCTAACGCAAATAATGACTTCCATTTTAATGGAAAAGTTGCATCATAAGCCTAATCGAATGATGAAGCTTGTTCTTGCTATTCAAAAACTTGCAACGTATGATCAACAGCTCATTGTTGAAGTTTATATGGAAGAAACATTTAAGCAATTTTTATTTAACATATCAGATTTACTTAATCAAATGACAAGCCTCAATATGACTGAACAGCTTATTAAAGGAATGGACAAACAAATTGAGGAAACCCACAGTGTTACAGCCGCTACAGAAGAGATGGGTGCATCTATACAAGAGGTCGCAAATTATTCTCAAAAAGTAGCAGAAGGAACGGATGAAGCAGTTCAATCAGCTGAACAAAGCAAACAAGTGGTGGATGAAGCGCTTGGAAATATTAAACAGGTCGGTAACGTTTATGAACAAGTCGTTGAAAAGGTGGGTCAGCTTGAAAAGGAAATTGAACATACACAAAATGTAGTGAAGATTATAAAGGAAATTGCTGATCAAACGAATTTACTTGCTTTGAATGCTAGTATTGAAGCTGCGAGAGCAGGTGAACATGGGAAAGGTTTTTCTGTTGTTGCTTCAGAGGTTCGCAAGCTATCTGAACATACAAAAGAGCAGATTATTCAAATTACGTCTAATATGGAATCTTTACAAAACGTATCAAATCAAGTAACACAACAAATTAAACAAACAGGAAAATTAGTGGAGCAAAGTGTGAATGGAGCCATCTATGCAGGTGAGGCGTTAACGAGTATAGTAACCACAATGCAAGATATTAATAGATCAACATCTCAAATTGCAGCAATGAGCGAGGAACAAACTGCTACAGTTTTAGACATTGCAGAACGAAACAATACCATTTATGATCTTAGTGTCCAATCTCAAGATATATCAAAGGATGCAGCGAAAACAATTTTTGAGTTGAGTAAAAAACTAGAGGATTATCGCAATACTTTTTTTGATGTGAATGTTAAATTTTCATCTAAAGATCTTATTTATGTCGCCAAAACAGATCATCTTTTATGGAAATGGAAAGTTTATAATATGATTTTAGGGTTAGAAGACGTTAATTCGGAGGAAGTAATCTCCCATGAGGTATGCAGATTAGGGAAATGGTACTATGGAAATTTGCCTGATAGTGTGAAGAATAGCGATGCATTTAAACGTTTAGAGGAACCTCATAAAGCAGTACACCAATATGCCAAAAAAGCGGTAGAATGCTATGAAGCAGGTGATATCGCTGGTGCCCAACATGCTTTTGAGCAGCTTGAAAAGGCTTCTGACAGTGTTCTTGATTTATTAACACAATTAGAGTCTAAATTATCAACATAA
- a CDS encoding hypothetical protein (product_source=Hypo-rule applied; pfam=PF08874,PF12395; superfamily=54236) translates to MKIEKLKKIIKDLREEEAKSLLLYILYRVNLLKETKYSENEFIDDLRRIYTMIFDVNEQSERNKEGTFRNVHILFGASPAGSLKVALKDMGVTKGENIISFWDVFSIGPVWRLHEEAGKELRFEWIRKNINNEYDEFHEYKQRFQKTMNEILTIPEGVPVTIWTAENSHEQTGLRFVLHLLKDRNHDIFVINTTKVYRKLFNHRKVKYTVLHSGEIPPEKLQLIYEHSKNKPPLSQHERDDLEKEWCTLAENREELRLWGNGKIHSVSVDYYDPYIIIMAKKLHHEMVAQEFMKSARLIGQVLGHLDQYVGDEFLEYRLRKLIEKGIFEVKGNLKAMRFYSVRLVNF, encoded by the coding sequence ATGAAAATAGAAAAATTAAAAAAAATCATTAAAGATTTACGAGAAGAAGAAGCGAAGTCATTACTGTTATATATTTTATATAGAGTCAATCTTCTGAAGGAGACGAAATATTCAGAGAATGAGTTTATAGATGACCTAAGAAGGATTTACACGATGATTTTTGATGTAAATGAACAATCCGAAAGGAACAAAGAAGGAACATTTCGGAACGTGCATATTCTTTTTGGTGCTTCACCTGCAGGTAGTTTAAAGGTAGCACTAAAGGATATGGGGGTAACGAAAGGGGAAAATATTATCTCATTTTGGGATGTGTTCTCGATTGGTCCAGTTTGGCGTCTGCATGAAGAGGCTGGAAAAGAATTGAGATTTGAATGGATAAGAAAAAATATCAATAATGAATATGATGAGTTTCATGAATATAAACAAAGATTTCAAAAGACGATGAACGAAATATTAACCATTCCGGAAGGTGTGCCAGTTACGATATGGACGGCTGAAAATTCCCACGAGCAGACAGGGTTACGATTTGTTCTTCATCTATTAAAGGATCGAAACCATGATATTTTCGTTATCAATACTACAAAGGTGTACAGGAAACTTTTTAATCATCGAAAAGTAAAATATACCGTCTTGCACTCTGGTGAAATTCCTCCTGAGAAGCTTCAACTTATATATGAACATAGCAAAAATAAACCACCACTTTCACAACATGAAAGAGATGATTTAGAAAAGGAATGGTGTACTCTTGCTGAAAATCGTGAAGAACTGAGGCTTTGGGGGAACGGAAAAATTCATAGCGTATCAGTTGATTACTATGACCCATATATTATTATTATGGCAAAAAAACTTCATCACGAAATGGTGGCACAGGAATTTATGAAATCTGCGAGATTAATTGGACAAGTGTTGGGACATTTAGATCAATATGTAGGGGACGAGTTTTTAGAGTATCGGCTAAGGAAGCTGATCGAAAAAGGAATTTTCGAGGTAAAAGGCAATCTAAAAGCGATGCGTTTTTATAGTGTGCGGTTAGTAAACTTTTAA
- a CDS encoding 2-dehydropantoate 2-reductase (product_source=KO:K00077; cath_funfam=1.10.1040.10,3.40.50.720; cog=COG1893; ko=KO:K00077; pfam=PF02558,PF08546; superfamily=48179,51735; tigrfam=TIGR00745), giving the protein MDNIKKVSLIGLGAIGSAYASKLYDMDPKCIQVIADKKRIERYQSSEFNVNGRGYQFQYVAPDDVQEPSDLILVAVKYDGLEQAIKDMKHHVGENTIIMSLMNGIESEDMLSAAFGKDNILYAMCIGIDAVRTGKTVRFSSIGEVWFGEAKNTSYSPNVQLVKELFDRANIPYVIPEDMLRAMWWKFMINVGVNQTSAVLKAPYRVFQEVHEAYELMAEAMKEVILLAEKVGVNLTNDDIDEFKEILKKLSPEGKTSMLQDIEAGRKTEVENLAGKVCELGSKYGVATPINDMLYKMIRVLEKTNKMQT; this is encoded by the coding sequence GTGGATAACATAAAAAAAGTATCTCTTATTGGGCTCGGAGCAATCGGATCGGCATATGCAAGTAAATTGTATGATATGGATCCGAAGTGTATACAAGTCATTGCGGATAAGAAGAGAATCGAACGATATCAATCAAGTGAGTTTAACGTAAATGGGCGTGGCTACCAATTCCAATATGTAGCCCCTGATGATGTACAAGAACCTTCAGATCTTATTCTAGTTGCAGTAAAATATGATGGACTTGAACAGGCGATCAAAGATATGAAACATCATGTCGGAGAGAATACGATCATCATGTCGTTAATGAACGGTATTGAAAGTGAAGATATGCTTTCTGCAGCATTTGGGAAAGACAATATACTCTATGCCATGTGTATTGGAATCGATGCTGTAAGAACTGGGAAAACCGTTCGATTTTCAAGTATTGGAGAAGTGTGGTTTGGCGAGGCAAAGAACACTTCTTATTCTCCAAATGTTCAACTTGTTAAAGAATTATTTGATCGAGCGAATATTCCATATGTAATTCCCGAAGATATGTTACGAGCGATGTGGTGGAAATTTATGATAAATGTTGGCGTGAATCAGACTTCAGCAGTATTAAAAGCCCCGTATCGTGTATTTCAAGAGGTACATGAAGCATATGAATTAATGGCAGAGGCTATGAAAGAGGTTATTCTTTTGGCGGAAAAGGTGGGGGTAAATCTAACAAATGATGATATTGATGAGTTTAAGGAAATTCTGAAAAAACTATCCCCGGAAGGCAAAACATCGATGTTACAGGATATCGAAGCGGGACGGAAAACAGAAGTTGAAAACCTTGCTGGAAAGGTTTGTGAGCTGGGCAGTAAATACGGTGTGGCTACCCCAATCAATGACATGCTATATAAGATGATTCGGGTATTAGAAAAGACTAACAAAATGCAAACATAG